A stretch of Salvelinus alpinus chromosome 4, SLU_Salpinus.1, whole genome shotgun sequence DNA encodes these proteins:
- the LOC139574399 gene encoding uncharacterized protein produces the protein MYTALISRTRLTNPPVIQSTKRELAQASKGSSAVINYMHHFFTNYGVGKTRVDLNCDNCSGQNKNKFVLWYCDWWTMYKLHHNWDFHFLITGHTTFATDLCFSLIKQRFRQTRVNTLSEIAGVVKDSTVTGVNIPELVGLDDGTLLVESYGWQQHLTPYFRPLARTSSTSTSALMLWSLVLSPRSVRTVGTRFQLLRNADILPPIDGLPVKAPPGLDTARQHIFDKIREFCDKEAMDITCPAPKGRTETGSPNIDSLVHAWFGRSSHQHYLQCLYSHDSLLTHMLLLFFGVILLLSHFTPDYMYS, from the exons atgtatacag CATTAatcagtagaacacgcctgactaatccaccagtcatacagtcaacaaaaagagagctggcccaagcaagcaaaggcagcagcgcagtcatcaactacatgcaccatttcttcaccaactacggagttgggaaaacacgtgtggacctgaattgtgataactgcagtggccaaaacaagaacaagtttgtgctctggtattgtgACTGGTGGACCATGTACAAGCTACACCACAATTGGGACtttcacttcctgatcacaggccacaccaCGTTTGCCACTGACTTGTGCTTCAGCCTCATCAAGCAGCGCTTCAGAcagaccagagtgaacactttgtctgagattgctggtgttgtgaaaGACAGCACagtgacaggggtcaacatcccagAGCTGGTTGGACTAGATGATGGTACgctgctggtggaaagctatggctggcaacaacacctgactccgtacttcaggcCGCTGGCCAGAacaagcagtaccagcacttcag ctttgatgctctggagcctggtgttgtctccaaggagcgttcggactgtcgggaccaggtttcagctgctgcgcaatgctgacatccttcctcccatagatggtctgcctgtaaaagcaccacctggactggacacagctagacaacatATTTTTGacaagatcagggagttttgcgacaaagaggctatggacatcacatgccctgcaccaaagggcagaacagaaacaggctctccgaatatagattccTTAGTTCATGCGTGGTTTGGACGGtccagtcatcagcactatctgcagtgcctctattcacatgactctctcctaacacataTGTTGCTGCTATTTTTTGGTgttatcctgctgctcagccactttacccctgattacatgtacagttga